The following is a genomic window from Homalodisca vitripennis isolate AUS2020 chromosome 5, UT_GWSS_2.1, whole genome shotgun sequence.
ctaggttaaaataaacaaatcttaccaaagcgttgtggcacgcctaagtcaggaatcacaaccaccatgttgtttgtcaacttcactaactctataaacatgcacttaataaaaaaactatacacaacgctaatcattaaaactgaactacggaatacaggtcacaatacgtcttcattcgtctactaaccaccattcttgtttcactgaacgatggcaaatgtccggaaaaatcctgtttcctccacaatccttccatcgtcaaaaataacctttcaaacaaagaattgaatgTTGATTGAATTCAAgattacaacaacaacaacaagatttaaagttttaatagtaaatattcataataatcaattttattatagtattaattaCGTTAAAATATACACCACACCAAAAATTCTCTTAGTGAAGAAATTCCGTAAGAAACTAAACTAAAAAGTAAAGGAGCACATTGAAAATCGACAGCAAACATTAATTCTTAGTTATAAGCAACCAATGGCATCACTATAACTTCTTACAATTGTAACCTAATTCAGATTTATATACCATAGTTCATGAAATAGTATCCTTCACATGGCACGTcagaagattaattttaaaatctctaacgATTACTGTAAGTGAGCTCGTCCTTTaattaaattaccattttatcaactattctaaatttattaaaatttaatttctttgaattttttaaaattcttaaaaattattcaagttGAATTGTAATCTTATTTGTTAGAGCACGTATcactatttattaatacatatatatatatatatatatatatatatatatatatatatatatatatatagtttgttcCAAACACTTCATTGTttacttcaaatattataaaagtataaggTTACACGGGCCACACTATGACAAAATATtgggaacaaattttaattcttaggTTATTTCAACCTCACCGTGGAGAGCCAAATCTTAGGTTATTTCAACCTCACCGTGGAGAGCCACTTAAGTccaaaacaaatatacatatttacaaaagtgACAGAGATAGGAATGTACACctgaatgtacaaaatataatttcctatTATATTTTGCCTAATAGGCCAGAATGTTTGGAAACAAGACAGCATCCAATTAAAAAAACGCTGGTAGCCACAAAAACGACGGTTGTCATCTTACAAAAAACTTTGGCTGCCAGTTATAAAGAACCCCTCCACTAACCTAACAagccagtatatatatatatatatatatatatatatatatatatatatatatatatatatatatatatatatagagccaTGAATGTACACTCGTACTCGCTTGTTAGAGAAAATTAAGAAGGAAAGGATTTAACTGGAGCAAGTGCTGGTTGTAAAAGAAATAGACTTGTTTTGGTTGGCAGGCCAGCATTCCTAAGACTCGGATTAATCTGAAATAAGTGTGTAAGAATGTTCCAGTCCATAACCTACTTGGTTCAGTAATATGGTATTTGGTGATTCCTATACAATACAATTCTTACCTGGAACTTAACATGTATAAATGTGattctaatatatataattttaaatgcttacAACAATTTCATAAGTCTACCAATATAATCagcatatattattcttgaatttcAAATCTTAATAATATAACCTATACCACTTTTGATATTGTAAGAACTCCtaattcattttttatgtgttgtaatttatatattgtagGCTAGTTTTCtatctttttcaaatataattgtaaaaatttgtattctaaattaattattattatgaaaataattacaaattttgcaTTTCTTTTTCATGAAACGCATAGAAAAGTGTGtacttttttgtttctttttcccCAAGCCGAtctattttctaaattacaagtttatgctgtaaaaatgtaaacttaaaatgtaaaaataccgTAAAACATAAATGGAAACCGCGTTTCAAGGAGTTGCCATGACTACCGCATTAGATAAACTTTGGcacttttgtataattattaaagttaaaaatttaattacatatttgcaTCATAAATTTCTATCAatgattgtttatttatgttaatcCCTACTAAGGCCCGGCCTCCACTTGCGATTTGTTGTCGCGCGATTGTTTTTAGTCGCAAAAAATAGaacctattgttttaaatgcaggCGCATCCACATGCGACAGAAATGCGACTGCGATTTAAAAAACGCAACTGGACCTATTTTGACCGCGACGCGACTGTCGCGGAAATAAAATGAGTCACACGGACAGGCATCGACATGCATCCACTGGCGATTATTTAGTCGCATTTTTTTGACTGAGTACTGTCGAGCGGTGGCTGttttgttaactaaataaatatgtctgACAGTGAAACCTCTActagtaaattagtattatcagtCATTGATACTGATTTGCTAATTAGTGAAGTAGAAAAGAGACCGgctctttataataaacaattaaaaaagagtACAGTGAccgaaatataaaagaaaaactgtggaCTGAAGTGTGTGGTAAAGTGATAGAAAACTGGAATGACCTTAcatcaaaagaaaagaaacataaagGTGAGTGATTTAAATATGATAGCATTAATTGGCTAAAAAATACCACCTacaggatatctaaaaaatgtagcctacactaacttataatttatatcttatcggattcattgcagttctatatgttcccgattatcaatttattttcgtctttgatattgtatattatcttataaatctattatattatcgtctattaaaatattgtatgctttttttaatttattcccaacagttttgtttattttttattattatttcacaagaaacattttttcaatatttcattttaatagggTCTACCTAATaggtttctgtaaaataaaacatcgttcatagttttattagcaatttatttaaaccaaaatgtagttttggcTAACAAGATATGGttgtataaatgattaataatgaaattattaaactttagttactcttaacatgtattaaacaattttttaaacagaggtTTCTTCTGTAAATCACTTCCATGTATTATTATGCCAACTTCttcttattgatttaaacatgGTCGTATTGCCAAGGTAATGAGCCTTGAGGTGAAATGAAGTAATCTGCCAAGTAGTCTCTTGCTTCGATACCTGAAAGAGGTACCCCGTACACCGACTTGTTGTATACATACCAGCGGACACTCATAGCATTCATCTTCAACTCGAATACCATCTTTTCTTCTTACAAAGTTGTTGAGAACGCAGGATGATTTAATAATGTCATCCGCTAAGTTCGTTTTGGACATTCAATGGCCGATGGAAAATTCGCCATTTGTTGGCTAAAATACCAAACGTGCATTCCACCATTCTTCGAGCACGGCACATTCTGTAGTTGTATTACTCTTTGTTTCATGGATAAATTCTTCCTGGGATAAAGGCCTCACTATATTTCTTGATGTAGCAAATGCTTCATCTCCAACTATAACAAATGGCATAGGTTTTCCATTTTCGTCATTAGGAAGAGTTTGAGCTTGAGGGATGTTCAGTTTGCCATCAATCAACTTTGCACCTAGTGCGGagtttttttcagaatattttgaaTCACTGTTACTACCGTAAGATCCTACATCGATTGCTGTAAAACAATAGTCTGCGTCTACTAACAGCAAGTAAACACAatcgaaaagtaatttttataattgtaaaaaagagaTCCAGAGTGATTGGCTTCTGAATTCTTATATGTTTGCCGTCAATGGCACCAATGCCAATTTGGGAAGTTCGTTCgcaagtaaaattgttttgctaTCTCCTTCCAATCTTCCTCTGATTTGGTAGGCATGTGTATTGGTTGTAAACATGTCCACAATTTTGAGCAAGTATCTTTAATGATGTGACCAATTGTGCTGGCAcccaataaatattcaaagtgtaACGAAATGAAGCTGTTCCCAGTGGCAAggtacctgaaaataataaattctgaaataaGGAGGTActatatcaaaagtgttatgaTGAAGTTATGGCATaggttttacatttgaaatcaataaaatataatttttaattattctagggGGGTAGGGGGgttaatactaaatttgtattccaGGTACAGACGTTCAAAAAAAAGTGGAAGAATTTAAAGGACTGCTTTTTGAGGGAAATTGCAGCACAAACGAAAAACCACATCAGGCCAAGGAGCaacaaaaagaagaaagtatATCCATTTTGATGCGTTGCTGTTTTTTGGTTCCCTTTGTAAAAGGAAGAGAAACTATTAGTAATATCTCCCTCAATGAAACGGATGGATATGAACCAGAGCAACCACATGATACATCTGATGACATTCAAGAAGGTAATTCTACTGCAAGATGCTCACTTGGCATTAATGCACAGACCGAGCGTGAAAGGCgtaaaaatagtaagaaacaaaatggCAAACTCATATGAGAcatctttattgaacattttgaaagcaaGACAAAGTGACGAGGGTAATGAAGATAAACACTTCGCTTTAATGTTGGTTCCAATGttaggaaaaattaaatgaagagcaAAAGCATTATGCtaagatagaaattttaaacgtCATGAGGCAAGCTCGAAACATTAATCCACGCCCTGGTTACATCAGCTCTTCCCAACATACACAACAGCCACAGCATAGCCATTTCTGCTTACGGACATAATTCTAACCAACCTGTGTATCCACAAAATACTGGGCCAATGCAGAATTTTTACAACGATTTTGCAGGAAGTGTTTTGTCATCACCCTCTGCAAGTGGAAAGTGATCTTTTTGATTTATCGTAACTCTTTTAATGGGTAAACTACTAACCCTTAGTTAATTcctataacatttgatttttattaatttgtacttgtgttttttaaaatgttttgatttaataaagagtttttaatagataaacaaataagataatttgattttctgtaattattactcACCTCAAAGTCACTGATAGACGTTCTTCTGGTGGTATAGACAATctccattttgtgtttttatatgtaattgatggaccaattattctcaaaagttcatcaaaactatttttcGTCATTCGGTAATACTGAAAGAATTTTATAGGATGTTCACTCAAATCTTCAAATAACTTGTGAAACTGCCCTTTTAGTAATCGCTGACTTGTTATTGGGTGAACCCAGTAATTATGTTTTCGCCGTTTACGTCTAGCACGAAGTAAAAGCGCGATCACAACACTTGCTTCGATGTCATCCATGATCAAAATCTACAACGATTCTGTCGCAAGTGGATGCACCTCAATTAAGTTTTGCGACTGCGACAAAACAATCGCGCGACAACAAATCGCAAGTGGAGGCCGGGCCtaagaaaaaattaagaactaCTGACAACCATACTCTTGTGATGAAATGCAGTCTGAAATTTGAAGGCCGTTGTAGTTGAATTACTCAAGATTTAGCTATGTGATATAAATAACGGTATAAGAAATGTGCGCCACTTTTTCAGAAGTGACGCCCGTGAGACAGGAAGTTATCGATGTTGCCTCTCACATGTTGCCAGAGGTTAGAGCACAAGTTTGACTCAAAGTTAGAACTTTCTTGCCGCAGCAACATTAATAATGCTCCAGATTCAGTGAGTCAAGTATGTCGTAACCACTTCTAtgaacaatacaaattaaatattcatcaTATTACTACTCATAATAATACACgtttacaatattacaactaaCTACTAATTACATAGTGTATGTCGTGTAAActtgtaattaaaacaatatggTCGCAAAACACTTTCCTCGCAAATTGTTAAAtcatgaaattgtaatttttttaagtaaactatattaactaaagaatataatcaattttatacaaatatatttttagtaggcCTACATATCTAATCTATGATTCCTAATATACGTCCAAACAAACATCctataaatcaatgttttaggTAGACATCAATTCTCGTAACAGAATATTTGGAACACAATTAATATCTAACCAACCACTACACTTTTAGGCATGATATaatcgtaatttaaaattatttagtcaAAGATTTGTAGGGGGATACAGTACGTGCGCCAACCCATGATTCCAATCAAGTTGTTAGTGTCGGTACAGCCATCAAACTtgatatgttatttaattttacttaacatCTACAAACTATTAACCTCTAGCCTACGCAAAGGCTGCTTGCCCATTTAGGCTAATTTCCGTTGTAgaatacatgttaaaatgtaatgtatagtgtaataactcatacttaaattatataaataatatttatccaactactatacttaaaattcaaattattttattttatcgccacttagtaagtatagtaaaagggtaatttactatttatcaactgtaaataaatctaatatcttggtgtatatgttttggaaataaaaaatgtttctattctatttacTGGAAGTTTGTGGCAAATTAAACAAGGGTGCAAGTAGAAAGGACTAATAacttcttacaaataaatcattatagGAGTAGGTGCAATTAGTAAGCTTATTGTTCTGAGggaacaaaaaatgtaaacattttaatggtaaatgattaataaatcattatcaaaccatttattagttttaaattgtataaaacgaGTTTTTTGTATGGAAAGGTTCTTATACCGTTACAATTTTCACCCTCTTTAACTCgaattttttgaaagtttaaaatggtgAAGTTTGAAATGTCTTTCTCACCAAAGATGTCTTCTTTGCCACAGGATTGTCTTGATGTTGCAAATGAGTAGTAAAACTCCCTTGAATTCTCTATTCAAAATACTGctattaaggaaaattttttgaaatagttCCCAAAAATATGGTAACACAGGTCTTTATTTACTACTACTGATGGAATTCAAGAGGGAAGTGATGACATTAAGAAAAAAGTCaatgatttaattttctaaatggtGTAAAGAGAAGTTGGTATTGATTTATCACATCACTGGCTGCTAAATGTGGCTCTGTACTGTACTGTAACTGGTGTTGGTAAAgaggaataatttttaatctatgaatattgtaaattgaaaatttaatgaatattggTGCGTTGGTATATTCCAGAACACATGACGTGAATTATGAGTGATgagatattaaaatacaaaatatatgttaataattaaataattatataaattatttagaatagaataaattaaaagggTGTTGCATATATATTGTACTTAGTAATAGtatttgagtaaataatttataagacatTGAAGCaagtcaattaaataaaaatacatttataatacatttgatataaaattacttcaataaaCTAGGATTATAAACTATTGAGACATAGCCCCCATGTTTTGCTTAGCCTATAAATACGACTCCTATTACATTTGTAGCTAAAGGAAGCTTTTTAAATAGTGCATTTATTAACTACATCGTTGTTAAATTTCTATCGTCAATATTATAGGGATTATAAGAGAATTTACGACGCcggaaactaaatttaattactaattaatttaaattaaatgcatcCAAATATATTACTACTATCTTTCCTAGGAATAAAACATCCGTAACTATTAATATATGTTGGCAAAAAGCCAGCAATAGTGTGATAACTCCTTATCTTTACCGAACGGGTGCATTACTTAAAACTTCTCTTTAACAACAAGGGCTTAGTAAGTTCGACATAAGTTTTAGAGTTTGACAGAAGAAAGTTCTAAAACAAAGAAAGATTTAGAGGACTAGTCAGATTAAGAAAGTTAAGCACCATTTAATTCTTTGTAACTCATTCAGTAGAATACAGTGAGAGCTTTCATCAAAAATCAACTTTTATGTGTCAGAGTTATATATTTCCACTTTATTACGTATttgatatatatttctaaattcaaaaaattttatttttttccataaccCATacattgattttgattttatatgaaactaaataaataaatggctgtgattttattattatgtttttaaatgctactgactataatatgttttattagacCAAAAAAAGTATATGTGGCAATAGAGACCGATCCCAGCTTTATCTATActgttatttcaaaatgtaacagtgtgtgtgtgtgtgtgtgtgtgtgtgtgtgtgtgtgtgtgtgtgtgtgtgtgtgtgtggtgtgtgtgtgtgtgtgtccttaGAGCTACTGGTTAACATATATgtctattcctatttcaaaaaaaCCCTCCGCACCActagtctctaaagttgtgaacaATCCAATGTTGGTCTCTTAATAAATTAACAGcaagcaaatattattaattgaaggAGCCTGTTGAATGTAATCGactgttctgtttaaacattgttttatgacaagaGAACCATACGTTTAATGTTTTagccactatttttaatttgcttcCAATATTCATAGTCTTGGAGGCATTTAGTAAGCTTCATAATAGTAACACTTCTTAATTCACATTTTCAGTAGTCGCTGTTCATTAGAGTTAATATACATaggaaaatatgaattattaatacaaatatacgtTTAActacacattttctaaaaattaattacactgCTCAACACTGTAATGCAGACAAAGTTACTTTAATTATAGTAACTTTTACTCTAAATTTGATTGCTATCTAAGACCAGAATAGATTAAAATTACcgtaaattaacaaattttccTTATTTATCGTCGAAACAAGACAAACTGAacatatacagggttaataaaaagtctggagacccccgactaatattgtaacggctcacacgagaaaagctaaactcgccacacatttatgttatattattaggTACTTTTTGGacataattactgcttcatttTACAcacccaaaatcccccattttggggcagctcaaaaattttaaatgtaaagctccatcaagtgacctgtcattttcaagccactcaaaaaagaaaacaaacaacgcaaactaaAGGTCTCcatcttaacccagtaaaaaatgactgccaattgaaaattgtataagccagaataaactacttacaacataggaataagtaacttttggggcagctaaaaacAGAGATTTGGAGCTTCTATAGATCTAAAGATTGCAACGGCCTCAATCTACCATATATTTTAGGAAAATTCCAAAAAccctaaaatttctaaaaaatacagGCTAATAAATTAGATTTACTAGAGCTACTAAATtcattaaacacaattttatattattttccatattaaaCTCCTtcatatttcaaacattattttgcaACAGGACAAACATTCCATTAAtactaaatgtataaatatttatacctgTACACTGCACCAAGTTCTAAATTTTGAGGTATCTAAATATGTCGAGAACATTTTACTCTCTCATTTTTTTGAAAGTGAGATGGTCCATCCCATTCCTACATTACATGATTCACATTTGAACGATGTTATTCACGAGTTTCAGTCCCTCCTCTTACTTCCAAAAGCTCGAGGTCTACAACAAAGATGTTTTCAACATAGTCATTTTTcgatttttcataaaatatttattatatcatcttTGTACAAATGTCTATCAGAATCACTCCCACAAATATATCGTTTCATTATACCTTATACTGTAAATTGCAATTTCTAAATACTGTACTAGGATACAAATGCATAGGAAATTGAAATAAATCTATATCTTCTCATTTATATCAGAATTGGTTCGTAGAATCTGGAAATTCCAACATCAAACAGCAATACCAACAAAACACACTTCTGCTCAGCTATGAAACCATCATCCAAGAGATCAGTTATTGACAGGAGAACATTGTATTCTTCGTACCATTTTCTTGTTGTTGTATCAGGGCCATTCGTAACAATTGATCATGTTAAGCTTTATGGCAATATGTCCTGTTGCACTTCTACGTCATCCATtgtgatatatatacatatatattgaacCTCGTTGAAGACTCTCGTGGTTAGCAATTTGAGCGTGTCGTCAAAAACCCGCACTTTACTACTAGATGTTTCCATCTAGCTCTGTATAAGAAGAACAACAGTTTGGCACTCACTAAGATCAAGCAATCGGTGAAGATGTAATGTATTCTAGCTCATAACTTCTCCCAAAGATCTTGGGATAAAAAatgagaggccgatctccttttaaaaACTGCAAGTGAGTTAACTTTCAAGTAACTCTTCTCACGATCACATAAAGTCATTATTCACATAGCGGCATACTAGGAAAAGGTCTTGATAACATGATCGGGTATAGTgacttttaaaaaaacttgtaaccaattttaataaaaacccattcgttattttttttttttttttgacctAAGGATACTCTCTTGTGCAGCCACAGATCAATCAGGTGATATGAACTTTACTAAAGTTACACCAGAACCGCATTTTGCTGTTTAACGACGTACATCTAGCATTGATTGCTTCATGTTCCAGACAATCGATAAACTCTTTACAGAGTAAATAGACTTTGTTTGAGAAACTTTATACATCAAAGTGTTCAAGGAAGCTAATTTACCCTCTAATAAGTCCTGAAGCTTTTGATAGTGTTCAGGTTAATACAGTGCCACACCAATACACAAAGGAAGTTGAGATTGACTCATAAATAAACATTGGACCCATGAATAAATATCCATGCTTTTATTAGTAGTCTATGAAATCTGTTCCTTCTTCAATCAACATTTTCatagaataatattattgtcattaaatCTCCAATAAAAGCTAAGCTCTTCACATCAAAGGCAAATACTTGATACAGTTTCGTCGTCAGCTGAATCACGCactaactttttattaataattcttcttCCTCTATCcatatttgaagttttatctCAGGCATATTTGTATCCTATAGACATACATTAAGCATTATATTTTGACCACTTCGAGTATTATCGATATCACATAAAAATGTGTTGTGATTAAAATAAAGTCAAACGAACTTTGGTTTGTCACATCATGTTTGagtaatatttagataaaataagctagtaaaattataaaaaagtgattTTGAAATAATCTGTGCAGGTTCAAGg
Proteins encoded in this region:
- the LOC124363689 gene encoding uncharacterized protein LOC124363689; amino-acid sequence: MDDIEASVVIALLLRARRKRRKHNYWVHPITSQRLLKGQFHKLFEDLSEHPIKFFQYYRMTKNSFDELLRIIGPSITYKNTKWRLSIPPEERLSVTLRYLATGNSFISLHFEYLLGASTIGHIIKDTCSKLWTCLQPIHMPTKSEEDWKEIAKQFYLRTNFPNWHWCH